In Vibrio alginolyticus NBRC 15630 = ATCC 17749, the sequence CTGCGATAGGAAGATCCAAGCCCTTCTTTATTGTAATCATACGCACTTGCACTACTTTTATCGGGAAAAAGATTCTTTTGATTGCGTAACTTTTAGACACGACATCAGTGTCCGGTTTTGATGTTGTTTTAAACATCAAAATCGCAACATCCTATTAAAAATCTCGTCACAAGGAATACGCGAGATTTATCAGGTGCCGTAGTCTAGCATTTTTTAGGAACTTGATGCCATGATCAATCATTAGAATAGAGGGGTTATTTCGGTAGAATCAGGTCTAAAAGGTCAAAGAATAGTCATAACTTTGACCCATCGCACAAATGCCATATTCCATACATATCTTATGGAAAAGTGATATTCATCGCCTGAAATATTCTGCAATTTCCATTCATTTGTTGAAACACTGTTAACACATTTTTTAACCAGAATTTGTTTCACGTTAACGTCCCTTAAGAATGTAAAACGAAAAAAGATGGCCTTAAGCCACCTTTTCTCTGCACCTTTATATCTTGCGTTTTTAGTGACCACCACCCATACACATCGGGCTATCAGGGGCGCCATCTTGTTCACGCTTCCACTCTTCATCAGTGTATGTATGAATAGCTAATGCATGAATGTGGTTGTCCAGTTCATCTGCCAAAATTTGATGAACTTGACGATGGCGCCCAATCAAACGCTGTCCCGCGAACGAATCACTCACAACAATCACTTTGAAATGACTCTCTGAGCCTGGTGGCACATTATGCATGTAGCTCTCATTAATGACTTTGAGATAGCTGGGTTGCAGCTCACTGTGTAGTTTCTTCTCTATGATTTCTTGGATCATATTCGTTCCTCATTGATGCGAATTCCATAAGTATATACCTAAGTAAAGCAGACATGCATCACTCAAACGTCACTCTCATTATTGACGCACTTTGTAGACATATTGTCTCAAGGCGCTTGACTCCACGAACATGTCTAAAGAGCAGCCATCACTGAACTCGTAAAATTTGACAGCTTTTTGTATCTCGACACGTCATCATTTGCGACAATAACACTTAATTTCTAAATCAACTTACATTTAGCTATGAAAACCGAACTGAACCTTCACGAGCGAAGCTTAACACTTCATCGTTTCCCAAAACGTAGTAACGAAACGCTACAAGCGTGGGATGCCGGTGATGAGTATCTTATTAATCATGTTGAAGAGCTTGCTTTGCCAGACAATCAAAACATCCTCGTGATTAATGACAGCTTTGGTGCCCTCTCCTGCTGGTTTTCGGAAAAGCACCATGTAACGCTAATGAGTGATTCATTCATCTCACATAAAGGTGCACAGCAAAATCTCGAGCAAAACCAGTGCAATAAAGTAGCGTTTGCCACCACGATGGACCTCGTTCCTGCCAATATTGATCTCGTCTTGCTGCAACTGCCCAAAAGTAACCGCCATCTAGTGTGGATACTAAGCCAATTAAGAAAGGCGCTACCGGCTTCCTGCCCCGTCATTGCAGTCAATAAAGCGAAAGACATTCATACTTCGACGCTAAAACTGTTTGAAAAATACTTAGGCGAAACAAAAACATCTTTGGCCTGGAAAAAGCACAGATTGGTGTTTTCTCAAGCAACAGTTGAGCCTACGATTGAAGTAATGCCTTTCACGACTTGGCGCGTTGATGGCGAAGATATCGAACTCAAGAACATGCCAAATGTCTATTCAGGAGAAAGTTTAGATTTAGGTGCACGCTTTATGCTGCAGCACCTGCCTCAAGACCCTTCAATAGACAATGTCATCGACCTCGGCTGCGGCAATGGTGTTCTGTCTGTTAAATTTGGTCAGTTGAATCCAAATGCTCGGCTAACATGTGTTGATGAAAGCTTTATGGCGCTTGAGTCGGCAAAACAGAACCTACGCGACAACCTTGGTGAAAATAGAGACATACAGTGCATAGCGAACAATTGCTTGGACGGTTTTAAACACTGCAGCAGCTCTATGGTTATGTGTAATCCACCGTTTCATCAACAACAGGCAATCACCGATCATATTGCTTGGCAAATGTTCTGCGATGCTAAACAAGTATTAAGTGAAAATGGCCGTTTACTGGTTATCGGAAATCGTCACCTCGGGTACGACGCAAAACTCAAACGTCTGTTTGGCGATAAAAATGTGAAACTTATCGCTTCCAACAATAAGTTTGTGATTTTACAGGCTACAAAAAATCCTGCTAAATTAAGCGCAAAATAAGCTTTAGCAAAATAGTTAAAAGGAATAATAAAATGAGAAAATTGGTACTTGCGGCTTCGGTTGCGTTGCTTGCTGCGTGTTCAGCCCCTCAACAACCTCAGCTGAACCTGATGCCAGAAAGCACATTGAGCACCAATCCAATTGTTCAAGGCAAGACTTACAGTTTGACCAGCAAAGATGTACGTGCAGCGCAGTACGTGGCGTTGGTGGATAACGGCCGTTCGAACATTCTTCCTCTTCATGCTAAACAGAATTTACGTATTGCGTTAGAAGAAGCATTAGAGAAGCAATTCTCATCTCAAGGTTTCCATGCGGATCTAAACAGCAACAACGCGATTGAATTGAGCGTTCAAGAAGCGTTGGTCAACGTGAAGCATTCGGTGATGGAAAATGAGATGGATGCTAAAGTTGTGCTGGAAATCACAGCAGAGACACCTGAGGGCAAGCTAGTCAAAACTTATACAGGTACAGCAAAGCGATCTGGCACATTGAGTGCTTCTGATGCCGATATTGAAGAGACATTGAATGATGTGGTGACATTGACGCTTAAAGAGATTGCCAATGACCCTGAGCTTCGTCAATACATGCAGGAGCGTTTCTAATGTTACGCAAAGCGATTCTGTCCTTAGCACTACTCAGCTGCAGCGTTTGGGCTGGACCAAAAGTAGCGTTTGAAACGACACTTGGTTCATTTACGGTTGAGTTAAACGAAGAGAAAGCACCTATCACTGTCGCTAATTTTCTAAAATATGTAGAAGATGGGAGCTACGAGGGTACTATATTTCATCGTATTATCCCAGGCTTCATGGCACAAGGTGGCGGCTTTAACCAAGATATGCAGATGGTGAAAACATACGCGCCAATCAAAAACGAAGGAAATAATGGTCTAAACAATGACCGTGCTACCATCGCCATGGCACGAACCAATGCACCAAACTCTGCAACTCGTCAGTTTTTCGTCAACTTAGTCGACAATGACTTTCTCAACTATGGCGCTCGACCACCAGGTTATGCTGTATTTGGTGAGGTTACTGAGGGGTTCGACGTTATCCAGAAAATGGCTCAGCAGCCGACCACGACGGTAGGCCGAATGCGTGATGTACCAGAGACGCAAATCGTCATCACCAAAGCTACACTACTTAAATAGCCAAAACGATAAGCCCTTTGAATAATCGAAGGGCTTTCTCTTTCAACGGCTTCATTTTATTGGATTGATTTATGTCTTCATTACCTTCCATCACTTGGTTGGAAACGGTAAAAAGTTACCTCGATAAACGACTCATGTGGGTTTTCATGCTGGGCTGCTCTAGCGGCTTTCCGTGGGTTCTTATCGGTTCAAACATGTCAGGTTGGCTAAAAGATGCCGGCTTGACCCTCTCCGCAATTGGCTATTTTGGTAGCGTTTTTGCGGTCTATGCGATCAACTTTCTGTGGGCACCTCTGGTTGACCGCGTGAAGCTGCCAGTCCTCTTTAGACTGCTGGGGCAAAGACGTAGCTGGATTTTCTTTTGTCAAAGTATCGTACTCGTCGCTACCCTATTTATTGCCGGTGTTAATCCAGCGGAAAACTTGGTGTTTGCGTCACTACTCGCCTTGTGTATTGCAACGGCTTCAGCGACACAAGACATCGCAATTGATGCTTTTCGTATTGATACTTTCCCAAAGTCAGAAGAGTCTAAACTGCCTCAAGCTTCTGCAATGGCGGTCATTGGCTGGTGGACAGGTTATTCACTACCGGGTTATTTAGCGTTTGTTAATGCTGACAGTGTCGGTTGGAATGGTGTGTATTACGGGATGGCGGTGATAGTCGGCATTCTAATGGTCTTTACGATTTTAGTCGGTGAACCTAAGACTCAACGCGAACAACTTCAGTCTGCCGCTGAACAACGCCACAAAGAAGTGGTTGGTTCGAAAGTCGTAGCTTGGTTTACCGTGACTGTTGTGGAACCTTTCCTTGATTTCTTTAATCGCAATGGTGTCCGTGTCGCGATTACTCTGTTGCTGTTCGTTTTCCTATTTAAAATTGGCGAAGCGTTTTTGGGCAGGATGTCGATCGCGTTCTACAAAGATATTGGTTTTAGCAATGAACAAATTGGCTATTACTCCAAACTGATTGGTTGGGGAGCCACCATCTTCTTTACTTTTGTCGGAAGCATGTTCAACGTTAGGTTTGGTATTGTACGTGGATTAATGATCGGTGGTATTGCTATGTCTGCCAGTAACTTGATGTTTGCTTGGATTGCTTCGGTAGGCCCAAACGAGCACTTGTACTTAGCCACGATTATTGTCGATAACTTTACGACTGCTTTCTCAACTGTCGCTTTTGTTTCATTTTTGACGATTCTAACCGGACAAGCATTTTCGGCAACTCAGTATGCGTTGCTTGCTTCTCTAGGAAACTTCGGACGGACGACTCTTGCTTCTTTCAGTGGCGAGCTAGTGGATTATCTTAATGATTGGAGCACATTCTTCGTGCTTACCGCTGTCATGGTCGTGCCAAGCTTGATTATGTTGTACTCGCTACGACATTACTTTGATGCTCTATTGGAAAAAGCACGTCACAAGCATTAACGAAACATATAAAAAACCACCGAATTCGGTGGTTTTTGTTTTGCGAGATATAAGATAAGAGGTCTATGGGTATAACCCTTTACCAAACATATTAAATATACGTGCCACGCCTTGAGTAAAGATCATCGGCTCAGTCAATACGGTTAAACACAAGCAGTCTTCTCCGGCCTTAGTGTAAGGGCTGTGCTTCACTGATGCGTCTCTAATCATCAAATCGCCCTGTTCATATTGGCCATCCTCGTCACTAAATCCGCCATGCAGGATCAATGTAGACTCCAGGCCTTTGTGCGTATGTTGAGGAATTTGCACATCTTCCCCGATGTACATTAAGCTGACACGAGCGTCTTCCCCTAGGTCAATCTGAGCACTAAAAACCTTGCCTCCGTAACTTCTCCATGACCCTACGAGGTCAGAGAAACGCGCTAGAGTTTTAGGAAGAGCGAAACTTTTTCCTGCGACATTAACAGCAGCAGAGTCGCGGATCACGATATTATCAGTCGCTGGCTCCGCATTGATGATGTCATTAAACATGTCGTCAAATTCAGAAACATACTCAGAAGGTATGTCACTTACGATGTTCGCTTGACTTGCTTCGACTTGGTTCACATAAGCTCGGCACTTGGTGCATGTTTCTAAATGGGTTGCGACCACAAGACCAGAAACCGCATCAATGCTTCCCGAAGCGTATGCTTCTAACAAGCTGTTATCTGGGTGTTTGTTCATAGTTGCTCCGTATGCATTGAATGCCTTAGCTTTTCTACTGCAAGCCTCAGCCTGGATTTTACAGTACCGAGGGGTATATCAAATAATTCCGCGACCTGTTGATGAGGTAGCTCTTCAAGATATACCGCTTGTAAAACATCTCTCTGGTTTTTCGGTAATATATCTAAAAACTTAACCACCTGTTCTTTCAACATATCTTGTTCTGGTGAATAGTGATCAACAAGATCAGGTGGATAATACTCTGACGGCCAAATGTCATCAGAATGAATGTGTAATTCCTTACCTTTCTGTTTTCTCAGCAAATCAAAACAAAGGTTTCGGATTATGGTATATATCCAAGTCGATAACGCGCTCTTTTCACCATCATAGAGGTGCGCTTTCTGCCAAACTGTCGCCATGGTCTCTTGCACCATCTCCATAGCAACTTGCTCATTACCAACATGTTTGTAAGCGAATTGCTTCAGCTTGGGTGCGTAAAAACGGAATACAAAAGCGAACGCATCTTTGTCTCGAGCCTTCACTTTATCCATGTAATCGTTCCAATCACTGCGCCCCAGTTTTTTCGGGCTATCACTCATCATAATCGGCCTTAATTTGTGGGAGGAGTCTCCTCCTCCCATTCGTCCTAATCGGTCACGTCATCGACCAACAAGTTGAAACCACCGTTGTTCCCATCATCAATGGCAACGACTTGGTACACAACACCGTTCATTACATTGACTGGTGCTGAGTCAACCGCAACAATACTTGGGTTACCAGCCACTGTTACCGTTACATAATATGTACCTTCAGCGACATATAATCCTTGTACGCTATTTTTATACGCAAAATTAGCAATAGTTGGATCACTTCCATCTATTCCTGCACTCGTAGTGAGGTAAATATCCACCATTTCCGCTATAGGATTAGCCGCAGCGTGTGTCACATTCAATGTCGCGCTAGTCGCCACAGCGCGTCTCATATCTTCAACAACCAGAGCTTCGATATCAATCGCTGGGCTAACAACACCGACTGCATAAACACTGTAATCCATTCCACCTGCAACCATTAACCCGTCAACATCTATGATCGGATTGGTTGTTGTGCCATCCACGTAAAAGTCAATATCGTAAGCGCCAGCAGCAAGATCCAAATAACCACGAATCTCTTTGAACGCTAAGTCGGCAAGAGGAGCGAAGGCCGCCCCGTTAACGTTAACATCGACGACTGGCGCTCCATCGACAAGGTGTCCGACTCTTACTTCAGCTTGGCTGCCCATATCTTCAATTATAGAAGAGCCCGAACCGTCCAACACCAAGAGTTTGACAGGTGACGTGCTATTCGAATCTCCTGTGCCGATAGCGGCAATCGTCAAGTTGGAATTAGCCGCAAGAGGTACTGTGCCGGAGTCAAAAGCAACGCTGTCTCCTACGGCAAGTCGAACTTGATACTCACCAGCTGGGATGTTCAATACGTCGGTAGAAGCTTTGTAAGCAAGGTTAGTTATTGGAGTCGCGCTAGCAAGAGCAACACCTGGCTCAGTGACATAAAGATCAACAGCAGGAACGCCTGAAGCTGCATGAACAACTTGAACATCTAGACTATTGGCATCAGCCATTGAATCGGCGCTGCGAGTCACAACTAAAGGCTCAACTGGGTTTGGCGAACCATCGGCATCGCCAACAACGAACACGTTATAATTGAGGTCGGAATCAAGATCTAGTTCTGTTTTGGGTATTACGGTCGCGGTTTCATTACCTGGGAGCTGAACATCGACCTGAATCGAATTCATCCCCTCTCGCAATTTAACGTAGCCAGATCCCACACCATAATCAACATTCGTTAATGATGGTTTATCGTTGATCCACACATTTGCAAGCGGCGCATCAGAAGACGCGTGCACTGCTTGTAAATTGGAATACTCGATAGTGTCACTGTCGGAGCCACACGCCGCCAGTCCTAATGCCGCCACCATAGTTAGCGCAGCTCTGCCAAATCCTTTCATATCCTTGCCTCTTTGTTAGTCGGGGCTTCTATGGCTTCTGTCAGAAATTGCAACGCAGGAATGCAGTTCTCTGCGCCAACGAGCTGTTCGAACAGATTGCAGTCTAAAGGAAGTAATTCAAGCCAGCGCTGGGTCACCCAAGCTGAGTCATCGTAAAAACGATGCTGGTAGAGGTTTCCAAGTTGAGGAAACTCTTCATAAACATGGGATAACTGCTGGCTTAAATAGAAGAAATCTGGTGAGTTGTCTGGATGTTGCCAATTGTCTAACCATTCGACCTCTGCATGGCGTAAGCCGTCCGCATCTGCACGAACTCGTTTGACAACAAAGCGTTTCTCACCAGCGACTGTAATACCAAGAAGACCATCACTGAGTGTTTCAAAATCAACAATCCTGACCAAAGTTCCGATAGATGAAACGTTACCCACGTCTTTAGGGTCACCTTCACTTCCTACTAGGCAAACTCCAAAACCCACATTTTGTAGGCTGCATTCCTTTACCATTCGCTTATATCGTGGCTCAAAAATGCGCAGATTCATTTTACCTTCAGGGAGTACAACTGAAGTGAGTGGGAATAACATGACTTCTTTCATTCAAACGTCCTCTTTGATTCACGGATACATACGAATCCCTTATCACTCCGATCACTAACGATTTATGTTGGTTAATCGACTGGCTTAAAAAGTCATAAAATCGCTCACGCAAACGATCCAAATCACACATTTATTGCAATAAAATGCAACAAACAAAAAGTTCCGTAAATAAAGATAATTTCGTGATGCAACTCACCAAAAACGTTTCATTTTGCACCCTTTATCACTTTCATTTGGGATTTTTATCGCTATTATTCCCGCCAATTGGAAAGCGCAGCACAGATTGCGTGTTCTGAATCATTACAAACATAGAGAGTCCCCTTATGCGTAAATCACTTTTAGCTCTTAGCCTTCTAGCGGCTACTTCAGCTCCAGTTATGGCGGCAGATTACTCTGACGGCGATATTCACAAAAACGATTACAAGTGGATGCAATTTAACCTAATGGGTGCATTTGACGAACTTCCAGGTGAGTCTTCACACGACTACCTAGAAATGGAATTCGGCGGCCGCTCTGGTATCTTCGACCTTTACGGCTACGTTGATGTATTCAACCTAACTTCTGATCCAGGTAGCGACAAAGCTGGCGCAGAGAAGATCTTTATGAAATTCGCTCCACGTATGTCTCTAGATGCGGTAACTGGTAAAGACCTATCTTTCGGTCCAGTTCAAGAGCTATACGTTGCAACTCTAATCGAGTGGGGTGGTAACTCTGGTGTTAACTCTCAAAAAATCGGTCTAGGTTCTGACGTAATGGTTCCTTGGTTTGGTAAAGTTGGTGTTAACCTATACGGCACTTACGACGGCAACAAAAAGGATTGGAACGGTTTCCAAATCTCGACTAACTGGTTCAAACCATTCTACTTCTTCGAGAACGGTTCATTCATTTCTTACCAAGGCTACATCGATTACCAATTCGGTATGGATGATGATGCTGGTAACAAGTTTGGTTCAACCGCGTCAAACGGTGGTGCAATGTTCAACGGTATCTACTGGCACTCAGACCGCTTCGCAGTGGGTTACGGTCTAAAAGGTTACAAAGACGTGTACGGTATCAAAGATACTGATGGGTTCAAGTCAACTGGCTTTGGCCACTACCTTGCTGTAACTTACAAGTTCTAATTGAACCACTAAGTTTGCTCAAAAATGGCGCCTTTCGGCGCCATTTTTATTTGCTTTCCTTTTTTCCCTCATTATCCTTGCAGCAAACCTTTTTAATGAGAGCGTTTGGTGAATATCCTTATCCTCGGTCCAGGTGCGGTGGGCTCACTCTGGGCAACAAAATTTAAGCTTGCCGGGCACAATGTTTCATTGTGGGGAAGAAGTTCTGAAAGCCAACAATCACTTCAGTTGGATGACACACCCGCAATCGTATTCAGTAATCAAGATATTTCCTCCGTAAATAAAGCAGATCTCATTTTGATCACGGTAAAAGCTTGGCAAGTGGAAGACGCCATTCAGCCTTTGCTCCCTCATATCAATACAGACACGATTATCATGCTGATGCACAATGGTATGGGTACTGCCTCTGCCTTGGAGAAGGTTGTGCCAAACAATCCGATAGTGCTCGCAACAACGACGCACGGCGCATACAAACCAGATAACCAACACGTATTGCATACCGGTCACGGAACAACGCAAGCGGGTGGTTATAATGACAAAGGAATGCAGTGCGCTTTTCTGCAAGATGTTATGCATCATGCTCTTCCAGAGGTCATTTGGAATCCACACATCCAATCTGCGTTATGGACTAAGTTAGCAATTAACTGCGCGATTAACCCACTGACTGCGATTCACCAGTGTAAGAATGGTGAGCTTGCGCAGCCCGAGTTTAAGATACAACTCGAAAGCATCACTCAAGAACTGGTTGAAGTAATGAGTAAAGAAGGTATTGCTATCGAGTTTCGCTCTCTTTTCGATACGGTAATGCAAGTGGTGAACGCCACAGCTGAGAACTATTCTTCAATGAGGCAAGACGTATTCCATCAACGTCGAACGGAAATTGATTTTATAACCGGATACTTGTTAAAGGCTGCCGAGAAACATCGTATCAATACGCCTGAGAATTTAAAACTTTACCAACGCATCAAACAAATAGAACAAAGCTGGACAGAACAATGAGTAAGAAAATCTTAGTGCCAATAGCTCCAGGCACCGAAGAAATGGAAGCCGTCACCGTTATCGACATGATGGTTCGCGCGGGTTATGACGTTACAGTAGCGAGTGCTGCTTTTGATGGCTCATTGACGATGAAAGCTTCTCGCGGAGTCACACTAACTGCCGATTGTAAGCTAGTCGATATCGCTGATGATGAGTTTGACGCCATAGCGCTTTCTGGTGGTGTTGGTGGTGCAGAAATTTTTCGTGATAGCACGGTGATGATAGAAATCCTTAAGCAGCACATCTACGAGGGAAAATTGGTCGCTGCTATCTGCGCAGCACCGGCGTTGGTATTGCAACACCATGATCTTTTCCCACAATCACTGATGACCTGTCACCCGAGCTTTCAGTCACATATCCCGGAAGAGAAGTGGCGCAGCAAACGCGTGACCTTTGATATCAACCACAACCTGATCACCAGTCAAGGTCCGGGTACAGCTTTAGAGTTCGCGATGGAAGTAATCATTCAACTCTCAGGTAAAAAACACGCATGGTCAGTTGCTGAACCAATGATCCCTCTGCCTACTCTGCACTACCACAAGCTTGGTGAAGAATAATGTTTGACGTAAATGCTGTACGCGAGCAATTTCCTGCTCTAAACCAATCCGTCAACGATACGCCCTTAGTGTATCTAGATAGCGCAGCGACAACGCAAAAACCGCAATGTGTGATTAATGTCATCAGTCATTACTACAGTGCGCAAAATGCCAATGTTCACCGTGGCAGCCATAGTTTAACGGCTAATGCCACCAGCCAATTTGAAGCGGCACGAGAACGAGTGGCAAGCTTTATTGGTGCAAACAGCTCTAAAGAGATCATTTGGACACGGGGCGCAACCGAAGCACTGAACTTAATTGCTCAAACCTACGCCCGTAGCACGTTACAACCAGGTGATGAGATCTTGATTAGCGAGATGGAGCACCACGCCAACATCGTGCCCTGGCAAATCGTGGCAGAGCAAACGGGTGCTAAAGTCATTAAAGTTCCGATGACATCAGATTGCCAGTTCGACATCAGTGCATTTGAGGCGCTTCTGTCTGACCGCTGTAAAATTGTTGCTTGCGCGCAAATAACCAACGTAACAGGCACACGCCAACCTATCGAAAAAATCACTGAACTGGCGCACAACGTTGGCGCGGTTATTGTAGTTGATGGCGCGCAAGGCATCGTACATGAGCAACTTGATTTATCGGCATCAGATATCGATTTCTACGTTTTCTCAGGTCACAAACTTTATGCACCAGCAGGCATTGGGGTTTTATACGGCAAGCTTAAACTTTTGGAAGCCATGCCACCATGGCACGGCGGCGGTAAAATGGTTGAACGTGTTTCTTTCGAGAAAACGACGTTTTCTGCACTTCCTGGTAAATTTGAAGCGGGCACACCAAACGTTGCGGGCGCGATTGCTCTAGCGAAAGCCATTGAGTGGTACCAAGGTTTTAACCATCACGAAGTAGAGGATCATCTCCATGTGCTTCAGGATAAGGCCTACCAAGCACTAAGCGCTTTGGATGACATCCATATTCTAGGCTATCAACCGAATGCCTCTGTACTGACGTTCGTCATGGACGGCGTTCATCACCAAGACATGGCGACGCTGCTCGATCAACAAGGCATTGCGGTACGAGCAGGACACCACTGCGCTCACCCATTGATGGATGCGCTAAACGTTAAAGGCACGGTACGCGTTTCTTTTGGTATTTATAACACGGCTGAAGATGTGGATAGACTCATCGCCGCCGTAGAAAAAGCCGTCGACATGCTATAACGCCAACGGTTTGATTTGGAGTAACCAACAAGGTTACTCCATCTGCCTATCCAGAGTCGCCACGCAATTTCTGCCATTTCTTTTCGCAGCATAAAGCGCTTTATCTGCATGCGCATACAAACGTTTGGTGGTTTCATTTCTGCCTATTTCCACCACGCCTACACTCACCGTGACCGGAATTTCAATCTTTTCAAATTCGAACTGACAATTTTGAATGTGGGAACGTACTTCCTCTCCTACCTCTTTCGCCGCCGACAGAGAAGTTTCTGGCAAAATAATCGCAAACTCCTCCCCTCCGACTCTTGCAAAAATTTCGTCTTTGACGAGTAAGTGAGAAACCAAATCAGCTAAGCTCTCTAAGACATAATCCCCCGCATCATGACCACGTTTATCATTGATGACTTTAAAAAAGTCCAAATCAAACAATAACAACGCGGAGTGATAATCTGGAGCTTGGGATTTAATAACTTCTTCTGTGAGCTTTTCGAAAAAAACACGTCGGTTGTAGATATTGGTGAGAGCATCTATTTGGCTTTGATGGCGAAGAAGGGTTTCAACTCGGTGGCGATTGGAGATGTTGCGTGTAAGAATAAGGACAACGCGACGACCTCGGTATTTTATAGCGAGTGGGCAGATCTTGCCTTCGTAGTATAGGTCGCCTCTTGGTCCACTGTTGGCATCTATTCCCTGAATGCTGTCGGCGCACATCTTGTACTCGATCGTCACAATACTGTCTTGTTTCAGTGATCGACTGATCTGCTCGATAAACCAGTCGGCTTTATCTTTTTCAAGTACGCTGTGAAGTGTCTTACCTATCAAATTGCTTCCATCGTGATAGGCTTTTTTATCTGTTCCTCCAAAAACATCAATATAGATACCATCTTCACTCAGAATAAAAGTGGGGTCTGGCATTCCGGATAATACGTCTTGCGCATGTTCCAAGGTGAATTGCATATAGGGAGGTTCCTAGCGTTTGTACCTAAATATCCCAATCGCCTCCAAATGCGTGTCAGCATTGGGGAACAGGAGCGAATGAGGCATATGTCTACTATCTAATATAGACAAATTTTAAATACAATTGAGTTTATAAAAACCAAGTGGGCAATATAATGAACCAGGATCAATAGAAAGGTTAATTAACACTAAAATAGTCGACTATTTGCATACTTTT encodes:
- a CDS encoding nucleoside-specific channel-forming Tsx family protein, which produces MRKSLLALSLLAATSAPVMAADYSDGDIHKNDYKWMQFNLMGAFDELPGESSHDYLEMEFGGRSGIFDLYGYVDVFNLTSDPGSDKAGAEKIFMKFAPRMSLDAVTGKDLSFGPVQELYVATLIEWGGNSGVNSQKIGLGSDVMVPWFGKVGVNLYGTYDGNKKDWNGFQISTNWFKPFYFFENGSFISYQGYIDYQFGMDDDAGNKFGSTASNGGAMFNGIYWHSDRFAVGYGLKGYKDVYGIKDTDGFKSTGFGHYLAVTYKF
- the panE gene encoding 2-dehydropantoate 2-reductase, whose product is MNILILGPGAVGSLWATKFKLAGHNVSLWGRSSESQQSLQLDDTPAIVFSNQDISSVNKADLILITVKAWQVEDAIQPLLPHINTDTIIMLMHNGMGTASALEKVVPNNPIVLATTTHGAYKPDNQHVLHTGHGTTQAGGYNDKGMQCAFLQDVMHHALPEVIWNPHIQSALWTKLAINCAINPLTAIHQCKNGELAQPEFKIQLESITQELVEVMSKEGIAIEFRSLFDTVMQVVNATAENYSSMRQDVFHQRRTEIDFITGYLLKAAEKHRINTPENLKLYQRIKQIEQSWTEQ
- a CDS encoding DJ-1 family glyoxalase III, with the protein product MSKKILVPIAPGTEEMEAVTVIDMMVRAGYDVTVASAAFDGSLTMKASRGVTLTADCKLVDIADDEFDAIALSGGVGGAEIFRDSTVMIEILKQHIYEGKLVAAICAAPALVLQHHDLFPQSLMTCHPSFQSHIPEEKWRSKRVTFDINHNLITSQGPGTALEFAMEVIIQLSGKKHAWSVAEPMIPLPTLHYHKLGEE
- the csdA gene encoding cysteine desulfurase CsdA is translated as MFDVNAVREQFPALNQSVNDTPLVYLDSAATTQKPQCVINVISHYYSAQNANVHRGSHSLTANATSQFEAARERVASFIGANSSKEIIWTRGATEALNLIAQTYARSTLQPGDEILISEMEHHANIVPWQIVAEQTGAKVIKVPMTSDCQFDISAFEALLSDRCKIVACAQITNVTGTRQPIEKITELAHNVGAVIVVDGAQGIVHEQLDLSASDIDFYVFSGHKLYAPAGIGVLYGKLKLLEAMPPWHGGGKMVERVSFEKTTFSALPGKFEAGTPNVAGAIALAKAIEWYQGFNHHEVEDHLHVLQDKAYQALSALDDIHILGYQPNASVLTFVMDGVHHQDMATLLDQQGIAVRAGHHCAHPLMDALNVKGTVRVSFGIYNTAEDVDRLIAAVEKAVDML
- a CDS encoding sensor domain-containing diguanylate cyclase — protein: MQFTLEHAQDVLSGMPDPTFILSEDGIYIDVFGGTDKKAYHDGSNLIGKTLHSVLEKDKADWFIEQISRSLKQDSIVTIEYKMCADSIQGIDANSGPRGDLYYEGKICPLAIKYRGRRVVLILTRNISNRHRVETLLRHQSQIDALTNIYNRRVFFEKLTEEVIKSQAPDYHSALLLFDLDFFKVINDKRGHDAGDYVLESLADLVSHLLVKDEIFARVGGEEFAIILPETSLSAAKEVGEEVRSHIQNCQFEFEKIEIPVTVSVGVVEIGRNETTKRLYAHADKALYAAKRNGRNCVATLDRQME